DNA from Candidatus Cloacimonas acidaminovorans str. Evry:
TAACTTGATCACCGGAACGCACCATATAGCTATAGAGATGACCGTAAAGCGTTTGATATCCATTTCCGTGATTGATTATTATCCTTTTGCCATAACTCGTTTCATAATCGGTAGTTACCACAGTTCCGGCAGCAGTGGCATAAATTGGAGTTCCTGCCTCATTGGAAATATCAAGACCATAATGGAATTCAATTTCATTCCGAATAGGATGAACTCGTAAACCCCAGCCGTCTGATATTCTGCCGAAAGTAGGATAAATAGAAGGTATATAATCGGCAGGATTTTCCCCTGTAGGCAAAGCAGGGTTTGCTTGCGCTGGTTCTGAAATCAGCATCAGAATTGTAGCCAGCTTTGTTTCCAGGTTTTCCATCTGATTGCGCAAAGCCGGTTCAAAAACAAAGTCCGCCTTTTTTCCCTGCTTAAAATTCAGGGTAGGATAGTCCTCTGAGTTCTCATTAATTTTTATTTGTAATTCATTTAATCTCTTATAGATAGAATCTACAGTAGCGGAATAAAAATCAAGTTTGGCACGTAGTTCCTTATTTTCCGTTTCCAACTGCTTAAGAACTTTGTTACGATGAGAATTGCTACCTGCCATTGTGAACATAATAATTGTGGAAACAAGCAAAAATGCCAAAAGCACAATTATCAAAATAAAGGCATAATGAGGCAGGGTGAAGCTGTGTTTAACTCCATCCATTCCAACTTGATAGCTTATTTTCATTTTACCTTTGTTGATAAATTCGTTTTCCACTGGTGTCCTTTTCTCTTATCTTTTTTCTTTCTATATTATGCAAAATACGAACCAAAAATGGTTATTTGGCATCCCGTAGGGGAATCGAACCCCTGTTGCGTGACTGAGAATCACGAGTCCTAGGCCACTAGACGAACGGGACACAAATTGTTTCCTTATTTTTACCCTATAAATTGGCGACCCCTAGGGGAATTGAACCCCTCTTGCAAGAATGAAAATCTTGAGTCCTAACCAATAGACGAAGGGGTCGCAAACTGGTGATCCAGGTTGGAATCGAACCAACGACTCTCTGCTTAAAAGGCAGATACTCTACCGCTGAGTTACTGGACCTTTTTTCTGCTTATCTTTTAAGCTAAAAATTTAGAGGTGGTTTCTATGTCAAGTAAAATCGTATTTATTTTTTAACACCGAGATCACTGAAGGCATTATGCGTTCTCACTTATTTTTTCAAATTGGCGTTTTTGCTGGCTTGCGATATCACGATTTTTTCAAAACGATATCAGGATTATTTCAAATAGTTTTCGTATGGCATTGTATGGCTTGCGATTATGGCCGGCACTCTTTTTATTTTTCCAAGAAGAAGTTCCGTAGGAACCACAGGTTTTAACGACGGGTTTTAACCCGGTGAAAAGAGCATCAGAGAGCCATTATCTCTTTTTCCAAGAAGAAGTTCCGTAGGAACGACAGGTTTTAACGACGGGTTTTCAACCCGGTGAAAAGCAAGCAGGAGAATCATTATCTCTTTTTCCAAGAATAAGTTCCGGAGGAACGACAGGTTTTAACAACGGGTTTTAACCCGGCGTTATGAAGTTGGAAGATATCTTATTTCCTTTTTGCGAATGAGTTCCGAGTAAAGTGGAAGTTGCCAATACATTTGTTCTCAACTGCATTTTGGGGGTTAAGTAAAGTCCATTGTTTTCAAGGCATCTCAGCTTTTTCCCAACTTGAATTGCTGAAGCATTGCTTACCCATTACGGATGGGATTAGCAATGGGTAAGCAATGAGTAAGCAATGCTATTAAGGAAGAAAATGGAATTATATTTATTTAGTAGGAGTTAGGAAAATTTAGGGGGAAGAAGAAAATATTATATCTGTAACTCCATATTTTATATAGTTTTAATATTCATAAACTCTATAAAATAAGATAAATCCTGTAGTGATGGCAGTTAGTTAACGACGGGTTTTAACCCCGACGCATATTCTATTTTAACTCACAATTTTCACCGGGGAGAAAGTTTTGAGAAAGTTTTGACTCACAATTTTCACTTGCCCTCCAGGTACACACATCCCACAAACATCTTCATTTGCAACCGAGTTATAACTTGTTTACGAATTAAAAAATTGTGAGTTAAAACAAGAACCAGAATTTGTGACTTCGGGGAATACTTTCGTTTTAACTCTAAACCGAGCTTCAGCTTTGAAAGTAGAAGGCAACGAACAAAATTTCCTGTTACCTCAGAATATAGTTGCAAACACAAAAGGGTCGGTTTAGAGTCAAAACAAGAACCCACTATTTCGCAGTTTTACAATTTGATGTAGGAATTGCCGCTGCTTTTAGCTATCAGTCCTTTCAGTTCCAAATTCAGCAGTAAAGTAGAAAGTTTCCCAAAACCGAGACCCGTTTTCAGCATAAATTCATCAAAAGTAAGTTCTTTTTGTGCAGAAGACAAAATATCATAGAGGGTCTGTTCTTCGGATGACAGTTCCGGAATAAGTTCCATTTGTTCTTTGGGAGAAGGAACTAAGCCCAAATCCATTAAGAGGTCATTGGCAGAACTG
Protein-coding regions in this window:
- a CDS encoding peptidoglycan DD-metalloendopeptidase family protein, encoding MENEFINKGKMKISYQVGMDGVKHSFTLPHYAFILIIVLLAFLLVSTIIMFTMAGSNSHRNKVLKQLETENKELRAKLDFYSATVDSIYKRLNELQIKINENSEDYPTLNFKQGKKADFVFEPALRNQMENLETKLATILMLISEPAQANPALPTGENPADYIPSIYPTFGRISDGWGLRVHPIRNEIEFHYGLDISNEAGTPIYATAAGTVVTTDYETSYGKRIIINHGNGYQTLYGHLYSYMVRSGDQVIKGQIIGLMGSSGISTGPHLHYEVHNNLGKVNPVAYLNRIDEPLYAMR